A window from Onychostoma macrolepis isolate SWU-2019 chromosome 07, ASM1243209v1, whole genome shotgun sequence encodes these proteins:
- the acana gene encoding aggrecan core protein isoform X2: MLSLLLLSMCFWVFSATASFNHVYTEPESTLSVSIPNELPLRPLMGDTLVLPCYFQDNTVNDPGAPTIGPLSHRIKWSLVTKEKTTNILVASEGVVSIDKGYLDRITMVGYPMTPTDASIKITELHSNDSGVYRCEVMNGIEDDYDIVDVQVQGIVFHYRAITTRYTLTFEKAKAACIQNSAVIATPEQLQAAYDEGLHQCDAGWLADQTVRYPIHDPREACYGDKYEFPGVRTYGVRDVNETYDVYCFAEKMTGKVFHTTSPNKFTFEEAEPDCAKLGAKLATTGQLYLAWKGGMDICNAGWLADRSVRYPINIARPQCGGGLLGVRTVYRFPNQTGYPLLDSRYDAFCYSETGEEGSGLFPFDIETTTEAESGVLSVDTFTESPQVFLKPTSTGSESQGNVVTYKPSVTTSVEFPYTALNNSQLPLSPPPSSVDTVEGVTDRSDLSSDLNETETIMSATGVVFHYRASSGRYAFDFVEAQLACQSIGAVIASAQQLQAAFESGYHQCDAGWLLDQTVRYPIVSPREKCSGDLEHVPGVRSYGLRSADERYDVYCYVDKLRGEVFQASSFEGFTYGEAVAYCQGRNASLASTGDLYAAWKQGFDKCRAGWLLDRSVRYSINNPRQQCGGGKAGVHTVYKFPNQTGSPDMHSKFDAYCIKVDLDLSLNESETNMTVTEEKIVSVTFLPALLKPGATPIAIAAEPSGSGASGASGTDDQLSSGSGDQPSGSPASSGDSSGASGTDDLLSSGSGDQPSGSPVSSGDSSGASGTDSLSGSGRDQLSGSFVSSGDSSGASGTDSLSGSGSGDQPSGSFGSSGDSSGASGTDSLSGSGSGDQLSGSFVSSGDSSGASGTDSLSGSGSGDQPSGSFGSSGDSSGGSWSGDLPSGSGGSSGTGSGLDILVTFSGSDSVFSGVGSASGRPEEAGKAGTEIFTFPFGQGSGLFGLDTSGSGSGSGSGYSSEESGSTSDFSSSSVESDESGDLSGISSGSGSAEESSGFSGFPSGIFPSGGSSGISFIDGSGDIMVDSPWVKVSTAPHLTVQELGGSHVDFSGSGHISGSGMSIDVSGMSDDISGMSGDVSGMSGDVSGMSGDVSGMSGDVSGMSGDVSGMSGDISGMSGDISEVSGVHSGSGSGLEFSGLTFLGSGFIDLTEQPREQEASGLLLFGSGDGSGFTSGGYAIESGERSGESASGDIIFFTSNGLVEMSNKPFQGMELGRGEVEYSGTLRLSSGSGEDQSAFASGQEHEWIPVTEVTPAVNSSDAPSDVLSAQGPSGLYSDAAEPPLTPLSEPEGITSKLDTVTSAALSSTTEPTSLLSPSVTEGLVVNASVNPCEPNPCGAGVCSVKDGVGICHCPPGLHGEECKFEVDVCHSNPCANGATCVEVEDTFKCLCLPSYEGDRCEIDVHSCEEGWTKFQGNCYLHFSERRTWQDAEQRCRDLNAHLVSIITPEEQAFINSYTQDYQWIGLNDKMVENDFRWSDGTPLQYENWRPNQPDNYFNSGEDCVVMIWHENGQWNDVPCNYHLPFTCKTGPVTCDQPPKVENARMFGNKKDRYQVNSIIRYQCSENFTQRHLPVIRCMADGQWEKPQVQCIAKVKSGLQKESSGHHSHKSNTTTLEKHL; the protein is encoded by the exons ATGCTGTCCTTGCTTTTGCTGAGTATGTGTTTCTGGGTCTTCTCGGCCACAGCATCTTTCAATCATGTTTACACTG AGCCTGAAAGCACACTGAGCGTCAGCATACCCAATGAGCTTCCTCTCCGGCCTCTGATGGGTGACACATTAGTTCTGCCCTGCTACTTCCAGGACAACACAGTCAATGACCCTGGTGCCCCCACCATTGGCCCTTTGTCTCACCGGATCAAATGGAGTCTGGTCACCAAAGAAAAGACCACAAACATCTTAGTGGCATCTGAAGGAGTAGTAAGCATCGACAAAGGGTATCTTGATCGGATCACCATGGTTGGATACCCCATGACACCCACAGACGCCTCCATTAAGATCACTGAGCTCCATTCCAATGACTCTGGAGTGTACCGCTGCGAGGTCATGAATGGGATAGAGGACGATTATGATATTGTTGACGTTCAAGTTCAAG GTATTGTTTTCCACTATCGTGCCATCACCACACGATATACCCTTACCTTTGAGAAGGCCAAGGCAGCCTGTATTCAAAACAGTGCAGTGATTGCTACTCCAGAGCAACTCCAAGCAGCTTATGATGAGGGTTTACACCAGTGTGATGCTGGCTGGCTTGCAGATCAAACCGTCAG GTACCCTATTCATGATCCTCGTGAGGCTTGTTATGGAGACAAGTATGAATTTCCAGGAGTGAGGACATATGGAGTAAGAGACGTGAATGAGACGTATGACGTGTACTGCTTTGCTGAGAAAATGACAG GAAAAGTGTTCCACACTACTTCCCCTAACAAATTCACTTTTGAGGAGGCAGAACCTGACTGTGCAAAGCTGGGTGCCAAGTTGGCCACCACAGGACAGCTGTACCTGGCATGGAAGGGTGGTATGGATATTTGTAATGCAGGCTGGCTGGCAGACCGGAGCGTTCGCTACCCCATCAACATCGCCCGACCGCAGTGTGGAGGTGGCCTGCTGGGAGTGCGCACCGTCTATCGGTTTCCCAATCAGACAGGCTACCCTCTCTTAGACTCCCGCTATGATGCATTTTGCTACTCTG aaacGGGAGAGGAAGGTTCAGGCCTATTTCCATTCGACATAGAGACGACCACAGAAGCTGAAAGTGGTGTCCTGAGCGTGGACACATTCACAGAAAGCCCCCAGGTCTTTTTAAAGCCCACCTCCACAGGAAGTGAATCTCAGGGAAACGTTGTAACATACAAGCCATCAGTGACCACAAGTGTCGAGTTCCCATATACTGCACTAAATAATTCCCAGCTGCCCCTTTCACCACCCCCCAGCTCTGTGGACACTGTGGAAGGGGTCACTGATAGGTCTGATCTTTCCTCTGATTTGAATGAAACCGAAACTATCATGTCTGCCACAG GGGTGGTCTTCCATTATCGTGCAAGCTCCGGTCGTTATGCTTTTGACTTTGTCGAGGCTCAACTGGCATGTCAGAGCATCGGTGCAGTCATTGCCAGTGCCCAGCAACTGCAGGCAGCCTTTGAGTCTGGTTACCATCAATGTGACGCTGGCTGGCTGTTAGATCAGACTGTCAG GTATCCCATTGTGTCTCCACGTGAGAAATGCTCTGGTGATTTGGAGCATGTTCCTGGTGTGAGGTCTTATGGACTGCGTTCTGCTGATGAACGCTATGATGTGTACTGCTATGTGGACAAATTACGGG GGGAAGTTTTCCAAGCTAGTTCATTCGAGGGATTCACTTATGGTGAGGCAGTGGCTTACTGCCAGGGAAGGAATGCCTCCCTGGCCTCCACAGGAGACCTGTATGCCGCTTGGAAGCAGGGCTTTGATAAGTGCCGTGCTGGCTGGCTTCTTGACCGCAGTGTACGTTACTCCATCAATAACCCTCGGCAGCAGTGTGGTGGAGGGAAGGCTGGAGTTCACACAGTTTACAAGTTTCCTAACCAAACTGGCTCTCCTGACATGCACTCCAAATTTGATGCATACTGCATCAAGG TGGATCTGGATCTGTCTCTGAATGAAAGTGAAACAAATATGACGGTGACAGAGGAAAAGATAGTGAGCGTGACATTCCTCCCTGCTCTTCTCAAACCTG GAGCTACTCCTATTGCTATCGCTGCGGAACCCTCTGGATCTGGCGCATCTGGGGCCAGTGGCACTGATGATCAGTTGAGCAGTGGGAGCGGGGATCAGCCAAGTGGGTCACCTGCTTCAAGTGGAGACTCTTCTGGGGCTAGCGGCACCGATGATCTGTTAAGCAGTGGAAGCGGGGATCAGCCGAGTGGGTCACCTGTTTCAAGTGGGGACTCTTCTGGGGCCAGTGGCACTGACAGTCTGTCGGGCAGTGGGCGGGACCAACTGAGTGGATCATTTGTGTCAAGCGGAGACTCTTCTGGGGCCAGTGGCACTGACAGTCTGTCGGGCAGTGGAAGTGGGGATCAGCCGAGTGGGTCATTTGGGTCAAGTGGAGACTCTTCTGGGGCCAGTGGCACTGACAGTCTGTCGGGCAGTGGAAGCGGGGACCAACTGAGTGGATCATTTGTGTCAAGCGGAGACTCTTCTGGGGCCAGTGGCACTGACAGTCTGTCGGGCAGTGGAAGTGGGGATCAGCCGAGTGGGTCATTTGGGTCAAGTGGAGACTCCTCTGGGGGCAGTTGGAGTGGGGATCTGCCAAGCGGGTCTGGAGGTTCTTCAGGAACTGGCAGTGGCTTAGATATCCTAGTGACCTTTTCAGGAAGTGACTCCGTTTTTTCAGGAGTTGGATCAGCTTCAGGAAGACCCGAAGAGGCTGGGAAGGCAGGCACAGAGATCTTCACCTTTCCCTTTGGCCAGGGCTCAGGTCTCTTCGGACTGGACACCTCTGGATCAGGATCAGGAAGTGGGTCAGGGTATAGCTCTGAAGAGAGTGGATCTACCTCAGACTTTTCCAGCAGCTCAGTAGAAAGCGACGAGAGTGGAGACCTTTCTGGCATCTCCTCAGGATCAGGTTCTGCTGAGGAGTCCTCAGGATTCAGCGGTTTCCCATCAGGAATTTTTCCCTCTGGAGGATCCAGTGGCATTTCATTCATCGATGGCAGTGGTGACATCATGGTGGATAGCCCATGGGTGAAGGTGTCCACTGCTCCACATTTAACAGTACAAGAGCTGGGTGGAAGCCATGTGGATTTCAGCGGATCAGGACATATCTCAGGGTCTGGGATGAGCATTGATGTCTCTGGGATGAGCGATGATATCTCTGGGATGAGTGGTGATGTCTCTGGGATGAGTGGTGATGTCTCTGGGATGAGTGGTGATGTCTCTGGGATGAGTGGTGATGTCTCTGGGATGAGTGGTGATGTCTCTGGGATGAGTGGTGATATCTCTGGGATGAGTGGTGATATCTCTGAAGTTAGCGGTGTCCACAGTGGCTCCGGGAGTGGTTTAGAGTTTTCTGGTCTGACATTTCTGGGGTCGGGCTTCATTGATCTCACAGAACAACCTCGTGAGCAGGAAGCTTCTGGACTTTTGCTGTTTGGGTCTGGTGACGGAAGTGGATTTACATCTGGAGGCTATGCCATTGAATCAGGGGAAAGATCAGGGGAATCAGCTAGCGGTGATATAATCTTCTTCACCAGTAATGGCCTGGTGGAAATGTCCAACAAGCCCTTCCAAGGCATGGAGCTAGGAAGGGGAGAGGTGGAGTACAGTGGCACCCTCAGGTTGTCCTCAGGGAGTGGAGAAGACCAAAGTGCCTTTGCTAGTGGACAAGAACATGAATGGATCCCAGTCACTGAAGTTACGCCAGCAGTGAACTCCAGTGATGCTCCCTCAGATGTACTATCTGCTCAAGGGCCATCTGGCCTGTACAGcgatgctgcagaacctccattGACTCCATTGTCAGAACCAGAGGGAATCACAAGTAAACTTGACACTGTTACTTCAGCAGCTTTGTCTTCTACCACAGAACCTACTTCTTTACTGAGCCCTTCTGTCACGGAAGGGCTTGTTGTGAATG CTTCTGTTAACCCATGTGAACCAAACCCTTGTGGAGCTGGGGTGTGTTCGGTGAAGGATGGGGTGGGCATTTGTCACTGCCCACCTGGACTGCATGGAGAAGAGTGCAAGTTTG AGGTTGATGTTTGCCATTCAAACCCTTGCGCCAATGGAGCCACCTGTGTGGAGGTGGAGGACACTTTCAAATGCTTATGTCTGCCCAGCTACGAAGGAGACCGCTGTGAGATTG ATGTGCACAGCTGTGAGGAGGGCTGGACTAAGTTTCAGGGCAACTGTTACTTGCATTTCTCGGAGAGGAGGACCTGGCAGGATGCTGAGCAGCGCTGTCGAGACTTAAACGCTCACCTGGTGAGCATTATCACTCCAGAGGAGCAGGCCTTCATCaact CATACACGCAAGACTATCAGTGGATTGGACTGAACGATAAAATGGTGGAAAATGACTTCCGCTGGTCAGATGGGACTCCGCTG CAATATGAGAACTGGAGGCCTAACCAGCCTGACAATTATTTTAACTCTGGTGAAGACTGTGTTGTAATGATCTGGCATGAAAATGGTCAATGGAATGATGTGCCCTGCAACTATCACTTACCTTTCACATGCAAAACAGGTCCAG TGACATGTGACCAACCTCCTAAAGTGGAGAATGCCAGGATGTTTGGCAACAAGAAGGATCGTTACCAGGTGAATTCTATAATCAGATACCAGTGCAGTGAAAACTTCACACAGCGCCACCTACCTGTGATCCGCTGCATGGCAGACGGGCAGTGGGAGAAGCCTCAAGTGCAATGCATAGCCA aGGTCAAATCTGGACTGCAAAAAGAATCTTCTGGTCATCACTCTCATAAATCTAATACAACAACATTGGAAAAACATCTCTAA
- the acana gene encoding aggrecan core protein isoform X1 has product MLSLLLLSMCFWVFSATASFNHVYTEPESTLSVSIPNELPLRPLMGDTLVLPCYFQDNTVNDPGAPTIGPLSHRIKWSLVTKEKTTNILVASEGVVSIDKGYLDRITMVGYPMTPTDASIKITELHSNDSGVYRCEVMNGIEDDYDIVDVQVQGIVFHYRAITTRYTLTFEKAKAACIQNSAVIATPEQLQAAYDEGLHQCDAGWLADQTVRYPIHDPREACYGDKYEFPGVRTYGVRDVNETYDVYCFAEKMTGKVFHTTSPNKFTFEEAEPDCAKLGAKLATTGQLYLAWKGGMDICNAGWLADRSVRYPINIARPQCGGGLLGVRTVYRFPNQTGYPLLDSRYDAFCYSETGEEGSGLFPFDIETTTEAESGVLSVDTFTESPQVFLKPTSTGSESQGNVVTYKPSVTTSVEFPYTALNNSQLPLSPPPSSVDTVEGVTDRSDLSSDLNETETIMSATGVVFHYRASSGRYAFDFVEAQLACQSIGAVIASAQQLQAAFESGYHQCDAGWLLDQTVRYPIVSPREKCSGDLEHVPGVRSYGLRSADERYDVYCYVDKLRGEVFQASSFEGFTYGEAVAYCQGRNASLASTGDLYAAWKQGFDKCRAGWLLDRSVRYSINNPRQQCGGGKAGVHTVYKFPNQTGSPDMHSKFDAYCIKVDLDLSLNESETNMTVTEEKIVSVTFLPALLKPEGATPIAIAAEPSGSGASGASGTDDQLSSGSGDQPSGSPASSGDSSGASGTDDLLSSGSGDQPSGSPVSSGDSSGASGTDSLSGSGRDQLSGSFVSSGDSSGASGTDSLSGSGSGDQPSGSFGSSGDSSGASGTDSLSGSGSGDQLSGSFVSSGDSSGASGTDSLSGSGSGDQPSGSFGSSGDSSGGSWSGDLPSGSGGSSGTGSGLDILVTFSGSDSVFSGVGSASGRPEEAGKAGTEIFTFPFGQGSGLFGLDTSGSGSGSGSGYSSEESGSTSDFSSSSVESDESGDLSGISSGSGSAEESSGFSGFPSGIFPSGGSSGISFIDGSGDIMVDSPWVKVSTAPHLTVQELGGSHVDFSGSGHISGSGMSIDVSGMSDDISGMSGDVSGMSGDVSGMSGDVSGMSGDVSGMSGDVSGMSGDISGMSGDISEVSGVHSGSGSGLEFSGLTFLGSGFIDLTEQPREQEASGLLLFGSGDGSGFTSGGYAIESGERSGESASGDIIFFTSNGLVEMSNKPFQGMELGRGEVEYSGTLRLSSGSGEDQSAFASGQEHEWIPVTEVTPAVNSSDAPSDVLSAQGPSGLYSDAAEPPLTPLSEPEGITSKLDTVTSAALSSTTEPTSLLSPSVTEGLVVNASVNPCEPNPCGAGVCSVKDGVGICHCPPGLHGEECKFEVDVCHSNPCANGATCVEVEDTFKCLCLPSYEGDRCEIDVHSCEEGWTKFQGNCYLHFSERRTWQDAEQRCRDLNAHLVSIITPEEQAFINSYTQDYQWIGLNDKMVENDFRWSDGTPLQYENWRPNQPDNYFNSGEDCVVMIWHENGQWNDVPCNYHLPFTCKTGPVTCDQPPKVENARMFGNKKDRYQVNSIIRYQCSENFTQRHLPVIRCMADGQWEKPQVQCIAKVKSGLQKESSGHHSHKSNTTTLEKHL; this is encoded by the exons ATGCTGTCCTTGCTTTTGCTGAGTATGTGTTTCTGGGTCTTCTCGGCCACAGCATCTTTCAATCATGTTTACACTG AGCCTGAAAGCACACTGAGCGTCAGCATACCCAATGAGCTTCCTCTCCGGCCTCTGATGGGTGACACATTAGTTCTGCCCTGCTACTTCCAGGACAACACAGTCAATGACCCTGGTGCCCCCACCATTGGCCCTTTGTCTCACCGGATCAAATGGAGTCTGGTCACCAAAGAAAAGACCACAAACATCTTAGTGGCATCTGAAGGAGTAGTAAGCATCGACAAAGGGTATCTTGATCGGATCACCATGGTTGGATACCCCATGACACCCACAGACGCCTCCATTAAGATCACTGAGCTCCATTCCAATGACTCTGGAGTGTACCGCTGCGAGGTCATGAATGGGATAGAGGACGATTATGATATTGTTGACGTTCAAGTTCAAG GTATTGTTTTCCACTATCGTGCCATCACCACACGATATACCCTTACCTTTGAGAAGGCCAAGGCAGCCTGTATTCAAAACAGTGCAGTGATTGCTACTCCAGAGCAACTCCAAGCAGCTTATGATGAGGGTTTACACCAGTGTGATGCTGGCTGGCTTGCAGATCAAACCGTCAG GTACCCTATTCATGATCCTCGTGAGGCTTGTTATGGAGACAAGTATGAATTTCCAGGAGTGAGGACATATGGAGTAAGAGACGTGAATGAGACGTATGACGTGTACTGCTTTGCTGAGAAAATGACAG GAAAAGTGTTCCACACTACTTCCCCTAACAAATTCACTTTTGAGGAGGCAGAACCTGACTGTGCAAAGCTGGGTGCCAAGTTGGCCACCACAGGACAGCTGTACCTGGCATGGAAGGGTGGTATGGATATTTGTAATGCAGGCTGGCTGGCAGACCGGAGCGTTCGCTACCCCATCAACATCGCCCGACCGCAGTGTGGAGGTGGCCTGCTGGGAGTGCGCACCGTCTATCGGTTTCCCAATCAGACAGGCTACCCTCTCTTAGACTCCCGCTATGATGCATTTTGCTACTCTG aaacGGGAGAGGAAGGTTCAGGCCTATTTCCATTCGACATAGAGACGACCACAGAAGCTGAAAGTGGTGTCCTGAGCGTGGACACATTCACAGAAAGCCCCCAGGTCTTTTTAAAGCCCACCTCCACAGGAAGTGAATCTCAGGGAAACGTTGTAACATACAAGCCATCAGTGACCACAAGTGTCGAGTTCCCATATACTGCACTAAATAATTCCCAGCTGCCCCTTTCACCACCCCCCAGCTCTGTGGACACTGTGGAAGGGGTCACTGATAGGTCTGATCTTTCCTCTGATTTGAATGAAACCGAAACTATCATGTCTGCCACAG GGGTGGTCTTCCATTATCGTGCAAGCTCCGGTCGTTATGCTTTTGACTTTGTCGAGGCTCAACTGGCATGTCAGAGCATCGGTGCAGTCATTGCCAGTGCCCAGCAACTGCAGGCAGCCTTTGAGTCTGGTTACCATCAATGTGACGCTGGCTGGCTGTTAGATCAGACTGTCAG GTATCCCATTGTGTCTCCACGTGAGAAATGCTCTGGTGATTTGGAGCATGTTCCTGGTGTGAGGTCTTATGGACTGCGTTCTGCTGATGAACGCTATGATGTGTACTGCTATGTGGACAAATTACGGG GGGAAGTTTTCCAAGCTAGTTCATTCGAGGGATTCACTTATGGTGAGGCAGTGGCTTACTGCCAGGGAAGGAATGCCTCCCTGGCCTCCACAGGAGACCTGTATGCCGCTTGGAAGCAGGGCTTTGATAAGTGCCGTGCTGGCTGGCTTCTTGACCGCAGTGTACGTTACTCCATCAATAACCCTCGGCAGCAGTGTGGTGGAGGGAAGGCTGGAGTTCACACAGTTTACAAGTTTCCTAACCAAACTGGCTCTCCTGACATGCACTCCAAATTTGATGCATACTGCATCAAGG TGGATCTGGATCTGTCTCTGAATGAAAGTGAAACAAATATGACGGTGACAGAGGAAAAGATAGTGAGCGTGACATTCCTCCCTGCTCTTCTCAAACCTG AAGGAGCTACTCCTATTGCTATCGCTGCGGAACCCTCTGGATCTGGCGCATCTGGGGCCAGTGGCACTGATGATCAGTTGAGCAGTGGGAGCGGGGATCAGCCAAGTGGGTCACCTGCTTCAAGTGGAGACTCTTCTGGGGCTAGCGGCACCGATGATCTGTTAAGCAGTGGAAGCGGGGATCAGCCGAGTGGGTCACCTGTTTCAAGTGGGGACTCTTCTGGGGCCAGTGGCACTGACAGTCTGTCGGGCAGTGGGCGGGACCAACTGAGTGGATCATTTGTGTCAAGCGGAGACTCTTCTGGGGCCAGTGGCACTGACAGTCTGTCGGGCAGTGGAAGTGGGGATCAGCCGAGTGGGTCATTTGGGTCAAGTGGAGACTCTTCTGGGGCCAGTGGCACTGACAGTCTGTCGGGCAGTGGAAGCGGGGACCAACTGAGTGGATCATTTGTGTCAAGCGGAGACTCTTCTGGGGCCAGTGGCACTGACAGTCTGTCGGGCAGTGGAAGTGGGGATCAGCCGAGTGGGTCATTTGGGTCAAGTGGAGACTCCTCTGGGGGCAGTTGGAGTGGGGATCTGCCAAGCGGGTCTGGAGGTTCTTCAGGAACTGGCAGTGGCTTAGATATCCTAGTGACCTTTTCAGGAAGTGACTCCGTTTTTTCAGGAGTTGGATCAGCTTCAGGAAGACCCGAAGAGGCTGGGAAGGCAGGCACAGAGATCTTCACCTTTCCCTTTGGCCAGGGCTCAGGTCTCTTCGGACTGGACACCTCTGGATCAGGATCAGGAAGTGGGTCAGGGTATAGCTCTGAAGAGAGTGGATCTACCTCAGACTTTTCCAGCAGCTCAGTAGAAAGCGACGAGAGTGGAGACCTTTCTGGCATCTCCTCAGGATCAGGTTCTGCTGAGGAGTCCTCAGGATTCAGCGGTTTCCCATCAGGAATTTTTCCCTCTGGAGGATCCAGTGGCATTTCATTCATCGATGGCAGTGGTGACATCATGGTGGATAGCCCATGGGTGAAGGTGTCCACTGCTCCACATTTAACAGTACAAGAGCTGGGTGGAAGCCATGTGGATTTCAGCGGATCAGGACATATCTCAGGGTCTGGGATGAGCATTGATGTCTCTGGGATGAGCGATGATATCTCTGGGATGAGTGGTGATGTCTCTGGGATGAGTGGTGATGTCTCTGGGATGAGTGGTGATGTCTCTGGGATGAGTGGTGATGTCTCTGGGATGAGTGGTGATGTCTCTGGGATGAGTGGTGATATCTCTGGGATGAGTGGTGATATCTCTGAAGTTAGCGGTGTCCACAGTGGCTCCGGGAGTGGTTTAGAGTTTTCTGGTCTGACATTTCTGGGGTCGGGCTTCATTGATCTCACAGAACAACCTCGTGAGCAGGAAGCTTCTGGACTTTTGCTGTTTGGGTCTGGTGACGGAAGTGGATTTACATCTGGAGGCTATGCCATTGAATCAGGGGAAAGATCAGGGGAATCAGCTAGCGGTGATATAATCTTCTTCACCAGTAATGGCCTGGTGGAAATGTCCAACAAGCCCTTCCAAGGCATGGAGCTAGGAAGGGGAGAGGTGGAGTACAGTGGCACCCTCAGGTTGTCCTCAGGGAGTGGAGAAGACCAAAGTGCCTTTGCTAGTGGACAAGAACATGAATGGATCCCAGTCACTGAAGTTACGCCAGCAGTGAACTCCAGTGATGCTCCCTCAGATGTACTATCTGCTCAAGGGCCATCTGGCCTGTACAGcgatgctgcagaacctccattGACTCCATTGTCAGAACCAGAGGGAATCACAAGTAAACTTGACACTGTTACTTCAGCAGCTTTGTCTTCTACCACAGAACCTACTTCTTTACTGAGCCCTTCTGTCACGGAAGGGCTTGTTGTGAATG CTTCTGTTAACCCATGTGAACCAAACCCTTGTGGAGCTGGGGTGTGTTCGGTGAAGGATGGGGTGGGCATTTGTCACTGCCCACCTGGACTGCATGGAGAAGAGTGCAAGTTTG AGGTTGATGTTTGCCATTCAAACCCTTGCGCCAATGGAGCCACCTGTGTGGAGGTGGAGGACACTTTCAAATGCTTATGTCTGCCCAGCTACGAAGGAGACCGCTGTGAGATTG ATGTGCACAGCTGTGAGGAGGGCTGGACTAAGTTTCAGGGCAACTGTTACTTGCATTTCTCGGAGAGGAGGACCTGGCAGGATGCTGAGCAGCGCTGTCGAGACTTAAACGCTCACCTGGTGAGCATTATCACTCCAGAGGAGCAGGCCTTCATCaact CATACACGCAAGACTATCAGTGGATTGGACTGAACGATAAAATGGTGGAAAATGACTTCCGCTGGTCAGATGGGACTCCGCTG CAATATGAGAACTGGAGGCCTAACCAGCCTGACAATTATTTTAACTCTGGTGAAGACTGTGTTGTAATGATCTGGCATGAAAATGGTCAATGGAATGATGTGCCCTGCAACTATCACTTACCTTTCACATGCAAAACAGGTCCAG TGACATGTGACCAACCTCCTAAAGTGGAGAATGCCAGGATGTTTGGCAACAAGAAGGATCGTTACCAGGTGAATTCTATAATCAGATACCAGTGCAGTGAAAACTTCACACAGCGCCACCTACCTGTGATCCGCTGCATGGCAGACGGGCAGTGGGAGAAGCCTCAAGTGCAATGCATAGCCA aGGTCAAATCTGGACTGCAAAAAGAATCTTCTGGTCATCACTCTCATAAATCTAATACAACAACATTGGAAAAACATCTCTAA